TATTTCGATACTGAGTGAAAAATGTGATTGAAATAATTACAAAAGCAGAATACTAACAAAGCAAGCACAgattatagatatatatatatttacagatatataaatttttcttttacggaaaatttttaaattttaagttcTTTATACGAAAATTTGCAGACCGTCGCAGCTAGACCATCCCCTTAATTACAGAATTCCTTCTAAAGACCGCTCTACACTGGGGTTTTCTTTTTCCTTTCGCCTTTCTTAATTATGGCCAACATTTTTTGCTTGTCCTTCGCAAAGGACTCCCACGCATAAAAAAACAGCCGCAAAAGGATTGTCCTCTTTCATTTCCAAGAAACCAGGTCGGGTCTGCAAGTAAACCTACACAAAAACAATAAGAGACAAATACTgataataaaaactaaagaatATTAAACCCATAGATTATAATTCCGGGACATGGTTTGGACGTCCTAGAGAGGAGTACAGTATCCACGAATTTTTGTGCAAACAATTCGAGCATAATGTTCCCAGAGGGACCTGAGTAATTCTGCAACTGCTTCCCGCTTGTTGACAACATGTCAGAGCAAACAATGAAGCCAGgactttgttttttattgttcgCTTAAGCTTTCTCATGGGTTCTATTTTTCCATCACAGTCCTTCTCAACGagttaaatgcatttttaattgaagCAACATCACGTTATTTTCCATCTACGAGACTAACTGAATGCTTTTTCACTTGCTTTTGACACCCACTATTGTTGGTATGAAAAGCGGGGTAACGGGACGTATACTTGATTTCACCCAAAGCTCCGAAAGAAGTTCGAAGAAAGAAGCTATTGAGGCAACTACTTCCGCGAAATGCACAATTGCTCCCTGCATCCATTTAACAGACGAATTTTAATTGACTGActgaattttaattgaattaataatttaatttaaagaatCATGAAATATCTTATTAAATTTCCAGTTATGAGTTTTAAAAACAtccatattcatatatatttttttatatttttccatcCATATTAATACATAACAACTTTGGTTACTTTTAACGTTTGTAGTTTAAAATACAATCCTTGGCTGAGTAAACAACTGCGACCGgcaattaataaaacaaaacgtAAAGTACATGTTTACCTTTTGTGGCCCTGTGATTTAAAAGGTACATGCAAAATTCcagaataacaataacaaagcccgcaattaaaaatacaagcGTTGCATGAATGAGTACTAGTATGGTATTGTCTACAAAGGCTTCACTGTACGTCGCCAACGAGCCGCATGGGTGACTTGAGTGACTCAAAGCCCGAGGCCGTTTTTTCTTAGAGAAGTTTTAGGATCTTTTGTTGATTGTTGGTTTGGTGGAATAGCTTCCCACATAAATTTGCCGCCAGACGCACATAAATTTTCCCTATTTTGGCATTATGAGTGCGAAACGTTGGCTAAGATATACGGcgagtgaaaaaataaatcatttctGGATAAGATAACGTCCTGCATCCTGGTACAATCTTCAAGCTGTCTTGTCTGATTAGCTATTAAATTTCTCACCAGTACAAAACTCTTCTGCCATTTAATCTTTTAAAGTACACAAAGTGTGCTGTGaactaaaataatttattcaaattaaattgtgCCTCAAAATTGTGTGGCCAATAAAAACAGTATCGGCCTTCTTGGTGGCACATGTTGCCTATAAAAAAGCTCTCTCTGTTAACTTCGTTGTTTGGTTTATCCACTTTGAATTAGGTTTgatcaaataaaatatcaaatttaTATGAAGTAATACAGTTACGAACCCGCAAGTCTTGTCCAAAATATCCAATATCCATTTCTGTAAAGCCAAATGCAATATAGAATAGGGctatacattgctttaatatcgttttgaaatttttcgaattttttccattttttcacccacaaaaatgtgggttttcccaacttccccacttttgctccttccgatgggcATAGCTCCTCCAATTCCTATCCGATTGGATCCTATCctatcaggaaataaagtaccattttgtaatcagcgaactcagaagcgactttcctcattcaaaacattgccttaataacgttttgaaatttttcgaattttttccatgggtacccctacaaaaatgtgggttttcccaacttccccacttttgctccttccgatggccatagctctgccaattcgtatccgatcaggaaataaagtaccatgtTGTAATCAGCagactcagaagcgactttcctcattcaaaacattgccttaatatcgttttgaaatttttcgaattatttccaggggtacccctacaaaaatgtgggttttcccaacttccccacttttgctccttccgatggccatagctctgccaattcgtatccaatcaggaaataaagtaccattttgtaatcagcaaactcagaagcgactttccacattcaaaacattaccttaatatcgttttgaaatttttcgaattttttccaggggtacccctacaaaaatgtgggttttcccaacttccccacttttgctccttccgatggccatagctctgccaattcgtatccgatcaggaaataaagtaccatgtTGTAATCAGCagactcagaagcgactttcctcattcaaaacattgccttaatatcgtaccattttgtaatcagcaaactcagaagcgactttccacattcaaaacattgccttaatatcgttttgaaatttttcgaattttttccaggggtacccctacaaaaatgtgggttttcccaacttccccacttttgctccttccgatggccatagctctgccaattcgtatccaatcaggaaataaagtaccattttgtaatcagcaaactcagaagcgactttccacattcaaaacattgccttaatatcgttttgaaatttttcgaattatttccaggggtacccctacaaaaatgtgggttttcccaacttccccacttttgctccttccgatggccatagctctgccaattcgtatccaatcaggaaataaagtaccattttgtaatcagcaaactcagaagcgactttccacattcaaaacattaccttaatatcgttttgaaatttttcgaattttttccaggggtacccctacaaaaatgtgggttttcccaacttccccacttttgctccttccgatggccatagctcttcTAATTcctatccgatcaggaaatgatgtaccattttgtaatcagcaaactcagaagcgactttcctcattcaaaacattgccttaatatcgttttgaaatttttccccAATAAATTGCTagttttttgtcattttgtaATTAGCAATTGCAGGAGGGATTTTCCTTATTTAAATTGCTAATTATTaaacatttcaattttaaaatttgcattttaaaatGGGTTTGAGCGGGAATTTCGCCTTAGTATTAAAATACGACAAATTTCTCGTAGCCATTTCCTTTATCGATAACAAATGAATACCTAGCTTCCCTTTATGCCCACAGATGGCGCTGTAGCTGACCTGCACCTAAGAAAATAAGTTAAAATTAATCAAACTCAATCAGAGAACAAATAAGGGAATTGAATGGCAATCCTGATATGCAACCCAACGCTGCTAATGAAGAGGTGATCGGAGCGGTACCCAACTTGACCGTGGCGGATGACTGCCGAGTCGGTCAAGCCGATTAACGAGTCCAAAGGAGAGGCAACTCTTTGATGAGTAGTTTGCCCATCGCATCTACGCCAAGATTAGAGATTAGGAGATCAAAGTAATGAAACAACCCATTGATGTGGCGGCTGTGACTACGGAATTACCCGGAAAGCTTGATGTTTTGGCAGCTCTTTGCACTTTCAATGAAATAATTATAAAGAGCGTagtaatgttttattttaagacctattttgtataattattattaatttttaatacatagcctaaatatattatataataaaaacgcTGATAAAGAATTTGAGTTTCCCGCTTCACGCCACCGATTgtttagtattttttgttatcGTTTTTAATACTCACCAGCTGTTAGAAGCGCCAATGTGTCTTCCTCGGTCTTGGTCACACAACGTTGCAGTGCAAGAGAGACAGAGACAAAATTACAATAGCCGCAATACTAATGTCTGACAAAATTGTAAGTAAATTGTtgataacaaaataaaaccaattaatttaGGCCTCCCGTAAAAAGTGCTCAACAGGGAATCGCACAGATATCCTTCACCAATTGCGCGAGCAGATGTATTCCGGAAAACGGCAAACTAAATTGGCCGCTGTgatttgtgtttgttgttgttgcttttggccGCCGCAGtcgttggccaaaaaatgaaaaaaaaatatatttctacaACTTATAGCCTTGACAAGTGCAGGCGAAAATGTGGCCCCAAGAAATTGAGGTAGTCTTCAAATATATGCAAAAATATGGACTGCACTGTTTGACCGGAAAAGTTGGGAACGGGAAAAATAAGCTACACCATGACTTGTAGATTTTGGATGTAAAATGCAGTCTAGTCGAAAAATGAGCAAGGGGAGGGAGGGATTGTCTAAAATTGAGAGCAAAAtccaaataaattaataattaaacagTAGGGTGAGACAAGTATATCAATTACATGTATGATTAAAGGTTTATGTGAATAAAGGCTTACGTGGTTGTTTATTGCATCAGATTGTGTACGTTGTTTCTAGGATACAGTCATCTGATTCCTGATCTgattggcaacaaaaaaaatagaaagttATAGTTACTGATAAGTCTTCTAGATACTTAAAAATGGACAAAGTTCTGCCAGCAATTGTCCTTTTTGATATAAGATTAAGGACACTGTCGCTGTCCATAAAGCTCCAATATGTAAACTGAACggaaaaactttaatttcttCCAATAACAAAGCCCTCTTGACTAATATGAGCTACCAACCAATTGAGCTATTCACTTATGcggaaatgaaaagaaaagctAAAGAAATGTCTCTattgttaaataaaaatctctTCCTAACAATGCACTCTTTTTGGCAATGCTTTGGATTTTGTTTAGAAAGCGCTGCCAACAAAATGCTCAGTCCATTTCGCGCCTTCATGACGTACAGCCGAAATCACTAAAGAAATAAGCCTTTTTAGGCTTTAGTAGCTCTTAAGCTACATTTAACACCCCCCGAAAACCAAGTCACCCAGACCACCTCCTCCCCACTTGACCCCTGAATCCAACCCTTAACCGCCCCCAAAGAATTCACCCAATAGCCATGGCAAGTGCACCTTTGCTGCTCGAACACTTCATCTACAAAAAGCGCAATTTCGTCTACGCCTTTGTGCGCCATCGTTTATTTGTGTTATGCAAACAATCGGTGGGACTACCAGTTGGAagaattttaatcaaaaaactaatatttttaatccgCATTTTACAGCTAATACGCGTCCAGTCTGCGGAGGGCATCAAGCGCATCGAGATCTCGCCCAAGTCCAACCTAAAGCAACTCTATGACAGCGTCCAGAATGCCCTAAAGGTCGATGGGTTCGGGCTCTTCAAGGAGCGCAATTGCATCACAGAGCTCCAGGCCAATGGCACTCAGCTGGTTGGTAACACCCTGAAGCATGGCGACATGGTCTACCTAAAACAGATGGCTGGCACCTCGTCGCGTGTAAGTTAATTGCTTTCCATTCCAACCATTAAAATCTATTCAGATGCGTCTTTCATTTTCGCAGCGCACTAGTACCACGGTCTTGGACAGCCAAGCGTTCAAGAACAGTGTCCCCGCCGAAAAGTTGAGCAACAGTAACACCACAACACGTCCTTCTATCAGCGTTGTCGAGGATGAGGTGGACCAACTTCTGAGCAAGACGGATGGCACCATCAAGCGGGAACGCGATAGCAAACTGTAAGACTTATTGTGATATTGATGATATATTAAGTCTTAACTCCCTTTATGTTTTAGGTGCCACCACAATGCAAATGGGCGTTGCGTCCATTGCTCTGCCCTGGAGCCCTATGACGAATCCTACCTGAAGGAGCAGAACATCAAGCACTTGTCCTTTCATTCGTACATCCGCAAGCAGACCTCGGGCATGGGCCAAGGAAAATACTTTGTCTTCGATGATATCAACTGTCGCATCAAGCCCGGCTGTCGTGAGCACCCGCCATGGCCCAAAGGCATCTGTTCCAAATGCCAACCGTCGGCCATCACCCTGAACCGTCAGACATACCGTCATGTGGACAACGTCATGTTCGAAAACACCAAAATCGTGGAACGATTTCTCAACTACTGGCGCACCACGGGCCATCAGCGCATGGGGTATCTGTATGGAACTTACGAGCAGCACGCCGACGTACCGCTGGGTATCCGCGCTAAGGTAGCGGCCATTTATGAGCCGCCACAGGAATCCACTCGAGATTCAATCAACATCCAGCCAGACGAGGGAGCCGATGATGTGGAGGCTGTTGCCACGGCCTTGGGCCTAAAGAAGGTGAGTTTAGATTTTAAGACTTTATTGCTACGTTGCTCATTCAATTTTTACCATAGATTGGCTGGATTTTTACTGATCTCATCACAGAGGATGCTAGTGTGGGCACTGTCAAACAGATCCGTGGCATCGAGACGCACTTCCTCACAGCCCAGGAGTGCATTACTGCGGGCGAACTGCAGAATCGTCATCCGAATCCATGTAAATATGCCTCAAACGGCGTCTTTGGCTCAAAATTCGTGACTATTTGTGTGACGGGTAAGGAGAATCCTTATTTTTCATAGGCCTCTTAAATGAAATAACCTTTTGATTCATTTAGGAGATAATACCAAGCAAGTGCACATGGAAGGATATGCTGTTTCGGCCCAGTGCATGGCATTGGTGCGTGATAATTGTCTAATACCAACTAAGGATGCGCCAGAGCTTGGCTATGTGCGTGAATCGACGGACAAACAATATGTTCCAGATGTTTTCTATAAGGTAAGTCCTAAAGCCTGAATTTCCCCCAAAAATAAGCAGTTGTTTGGCAAcatttattgaattatttatcacacatatacacaccaataatttgcatatttagaCATCGATGAAAATGggttttgttttctataaacTACCAATGACAATCTTTTCCTATAATTACCAATTAAACGCTCAACTGCTTTACTTCCGTTTCTTCTGGGTTTGTACTACACATCATTGCTCCGAGATATCTAGCATTCCATTACTGTATCTTGGCGATGGTTCACACcgtaatacatacatatgtttatgattattagatattaattaaaatgattAACCTAAAGCCTTTTGAGCATCAAACCAATCACAATCTCAATGAAGTTTTCTAAAACCTCCAATATGCACTATTCTTTTCACTTAACCTTTAGGGTTTTCCAATCAATTCTATCTAATATTTGTAAACTAAATGTTGGAACTATGATctcgtttcaattttgatttaaaaacaaCATATTTATA
The Drosophila bipectinata strain 14024-0381.07 chromosome 3R, DbipHiC1v2, whole genome shotgun sequence DNA segment above includes these coding regions:
- the Npl4 gene encoding nuclear protein localization protein 4 homolog isoform X2, whose translation is MSDKILIRVQSAEGIKRIEISPKSNLKQLYDSVQNALKVDGFGLFKERNCITELQANGTQLVGNTLKHGDMVYLKQMAGTSSRRTSTTVLDSQAFKNSVPAEKLSNSNTTTRPSISVVEDEVDQLLSKTDGTIKRERDSKLCHHNANGRCVHCSALEPYDESYLKEQNIKHLSFHSYIRKQTSGMGQGKYFVFDDINCRIKPGCREHPPWPKGICSKCQPSAITLNRQTYRHVDNVMFENTKIVERFLNYWRTTGHQRMGYLYGTYEQHADVPLGIRAKVAAIYEPPQESTRDSINIQPDEGADDVEAVATALGLKKIGWIFTDLITEDASVGTVKQIRGIETHFLTAQECITAGELQNRHPNPCKYASNGVFGSKFVTICVTGDNTKQVHMEGYAVSAQCMALVRDNCLIPTKDAPELGYVRESTDKQYVPDVFYKEKDQYGNEVQRLARPLPVEYLLVDVPASTPLQPQYTFTEYDKRQPFPIENRYIDGHLQDFNALSCYLSAWGEEEFLEAVSDFHLLVYLYKMDMLPLRQHMSLLLEAVRTKNPNQAAHFKDEEVWKLLESLIQASSGGSGGTTSYPSGGAAANAGASGSDAMDLDANTWTCNHCTFINRGELTSCEICSLPR
- the Npl4 gene encoding nuclear protein localization protein 4 homolog isoform X1; the protein is MASAPLLLEHFIYKKRNFVYAFVRHRLFVLCKQSLIRVQSAEGIKRIEISPKSNLKQLYDSVQNALKVDGFGLFKERNCITELQANGTQLVGNTLKHGDMVYLKQMAGTSSRRTSTTVLDSQAFKNSVPAEKLSNSNTTTRPSISVVEDEVDQLLSKTDGTIKRERDSKLCHHNANGRCVHCSALEPYDESYLKEQNIKHLSFHSYIRKQTSGMGQGKYFVFDDINCRIKPGCREHPPWPKGICSKCQPSAITLNRQTYRHVDNVMFENTKIVERFLNYWRTTGHQRMGYLYGTYEQHADVPLGIRAKVAAIYEPPQESTRDSINIQPDEGADDVEAVATALGLKKIGWIFTDLITEDASVGTVKQIRGIETHFLTAQECITAGELQNRHPNPCKYASNGVFGSKFVTICVTGDNTKQVHMEGYAVSAQCMALVRDNCLIPTKDAPELGYVRESTDKQYVPDVFYKEKDQYGNEVQRLARPLPVEYLLVDVPASTPLQPQYTFTEYDKRQPFPIENRYIDGHLQDFNALSCYLSAWGEEEFLEAVSDFHLLVYLYKMDMLPLRQHMSLLLEAVRTKNPNQAAHFKDEEVWKLLESLIQASSGGSGGTTSYPSGGAAANAGASGSDAMDLDANTWTCNHCTFINRGELTSCEICSLPR